ttggtaagtgctatttgaattgattattcatgcatttttgtatcataatgtatatatatttgatattttatatgtttaaattttCAACTGTTATGAAAATTATACATTTTTTACTATGCACGACCAattgagtacatactcgaccagtcgtggattgcGGGTTTGGCCTTTATTTGGGGGGAAAttccctttttcttcattttgggctTCTTCTTCAACGGGTCttaggtcgaccggtcgaacccaactcctagttcttcaaggttaatgctttatttccattttccttgtagattcaagttcatatcactccTTTTCCATctttggtgtgatttatttcttgtttcattgagatttttggggttttcttctccaaaatctgatcttgagaaaacccactctacttcttaTGTAACAACTTGGTTCCTTGatttcttagttgcaaatggaaggtagaggcaaaaagaaaagttctcgtggtccttcatCTTCTAAATCGACACTTATCACAGTGCGCCACTttcgatcacccgaagatgatccctcctatatGAGGGATATAAGGTTGCGCAAtattatagttgaacgacctgttcatgttgaacatctagctCCGTTTGAAAtcattcctcttctccaatctgtaggatgggataacattctacattggggtgtgccggcataccggtccattacgCAAGctgtatatgcatgtatttctaatttttcaactgaaaatctaacatttattattgctactagagaaggtccagttgaaataGACTGACATTTGATCTCTGGTCTAAtagacatacctgttaatgacgaaggtattcccattaacaCTTTAgttgctaaaccatctgaatcagaaaaacgtatgcttactagagaattgcgcaatatagatgtgcaatggaGTACTAATGAAAATGCGATtatttcaaagtatttgttacccagatacagaatccttcacaagatattcatttctaatgtttatcctcattctagtcacaaaaccgaactcactactttcatggtttggattcttcattccatcatctctggtacttatgtatgtcttccttctttaatctgtcattgcatCATACAATTTCGTcttcatcctggacacagtgatatccatTTTGCTTATCTGATGACTATGTTAGCCACCCATTTATTAGTGCCTAtgtctgttggagaggctcccgttcaacatctaatcttcaacaactccaatataaacaaaatgaatctgaggttggccgtaggccaagtcaatgtggggtGTTGAATGAGCCgatgcagtgaatgaagaagaaggtgatttaccttcagatgacataaacatggatgatatttttgatgaaatcgagtctgattcagcagatgatcctgactatcagccatctaactttgatgcgtggttgcgctcacttgaggagaaggtagagaatatgaatgtatctcatgatttgcaattcaaatatatgcgcaaatatcttaagcgcaagaacaagggacttcataaacttgatcctaccatacctactccttcgggatctgattagtgttttctcatatggcttgtaataactcttatgatacttagctTTCTTTCGGTTTGTGGGATTGAATTTGGTTGAACTCTGTTGATGTTGGTTGATTATGcttgaacattacttgcttatgaATTTATTGTCTTAACTATCTTGATCCATTTTTCCTCATTGCTCATCTTATTCTTCCTAGTTTATCTATCTTATTTCATTATTGGttttttcctttgtcatattgtgacaaaaggggggagaattttttcatgcttgatatatggtgtttgtgatatatggcatgtggattgtggacatgCAGTCTTCTTTGTGTAAAGgggaggagtaagtaagggggagtatgatGCGAATTAATTAATGCAACctatttataactggtgcatgattctttaaccaggttgactagtttatattgataactggtgcatgattcattgtgcgtataatgcttataTTATTATAAAGTGtgctttgtcacaaatttgacaaaggggtagattgtaagtgctatggtttctaactCCTATAagtgtcaaattttgtagtgccaaaacctcttggaatctgtgtcttgtgtagcgcatcaatatattcaagacagtgcaaggacaatggtctttacttcaagatcttcaaatgcaagattacttgttcatgttcaagtataacatcaagtgtgaattcaagctttcaagcttcaaaagtttaagtttttcaaggcttcatacaagttaagaaaaagtttctatactttgatcctcaagctcaagcttcaatatgtcacaaattcaagcttcaaaagtctggagttcaagcttctacgaatgacaagatctcaagcattatgaacttcaaagaacatttATCGActgaaaggaaaagaagtttcaatgttcatacatcatggataaggtttgaatgaccctagattgaccatatggtaggttattttgaatacataatttaaattgagtcactttataagtgcattgactgtttctcgactagtcttggactatgtttgactagtcctagcactggctctaccagtccaagaattcctcgacaagtcctaagtttgttactgatttttgagaatttttgttaaagcctcgaccaatcctgaagactgttcgaccggtcgtgtgaacagtgctcgaccaatcctgtagcctcgacttaaagtccagcaactaaaaatggTTCCACACGAACAGTCATAGATaagactcgaccggtcgagcagagcctacgaccagtcatggaacggctttatcctatcgtgctcaaaattttaaaaatctgttggtcctacgaccagtcgtaccgACCTCAGGACTAGTTAAGAGtgcgatttcttcacctataaatagaggatgaatttcagagttttatattcgattcaagctaaatcaatatgccactctgagagataagttagtgatattcttaagctatctagtgctcatttatattctctttaattagctttctttgtatttgattttgtattctgcattccatcttcgcttttctcattattgtgcattgtatatagttagcttaatatgtattacattaaTATGATGATtcttgaagatgaaggattaggtcttGAACATGAAGAGGTGCCCATCGACGTTAttgatactagtaccacacagtcacatgttgcgagaaaaataaaaaagaggttggcagtgtgggatgattttgaagaagtaatccTGAAGAACAACCAAGTGAAGATACGATGCAACTACTGCAAGAGTTAGTACGCTAAGATATCAGATGGTTTGACCACAACGTTGAAGAAACATATTTCAAAGTATTATAAAAAAGTGAGAAGTGCGTCAAGgtaacaaacactttcattttcacAATCTGCAGTGGGTCCGCCAGTGTCCATCTATAATATGACAAAGAGCTGATGAATGAGTTGATGACTAAGTTAATTATTAcagatgaaagaccatttcagatggtagagagtcTTTCTTTTGTTGGACTAGCCAGATGCCTTAACCTCAAatacgagaaggtctctcgtacaacaatcaagagggtgtgtatgaagatgtatgaaacgagaaggtcaagttgaaaggagagttggAAACGATTTCCTGAATTagcctgacatcagatttgtggacggcatccaatcaacgaaaggggtatatgtccctAACTGCTCACTACGCTGATGTCGAATGGAGGCTTTgtaagagaataataaactttcATTATCTTGCCCCTCCttatagtggtttgatgattCATATACAGATGTCTTATAGAGTGAGAAATTGAGAAGAAGATCTCCACGATTACTCTagacaatgcctctgcaaatgataCCGTGATAACGAATTTGCATAGCCAATTTAGGGCCACTAGTGACctgtattttggtggaaagatatttcatgttaggtgttatGCCCACATCCTAAAATTGATTATACAAGGTGACCTTAAAACAATCGATCCCACgatcgagaacataagagagagtgtgaagtatatacggggtcaccttcacgattacatgcaaggaatgagatcgtgaagcggttgaatttATCAACTCAGAGAACGATGAAGTTAGATGTCacgacacgttggaattcaactttttaaatgttggattcagcgataGATTTGATACctgcattctctcactatgcggagcgtgatagtgcgtatgtttggctgccttctgaagatgattggtcaagagctAAATCAGTTCATaagttcctttttattttttacaatagCACGAAGAAATTTTTGGGCAGCAAGTATCCAATAACAAATATATTTATGCCTGAACTTTAGAAGATAAAAGATGCCTTGCACAAAAGCAGTAGTGGACAAGACTTTTTACACTTAATGACCATGGGTATgaaggtaaagtttgataagtattggtctgagtgtagtTTGGTAATGGCTATTGCGGTCGTTCTTGATCCCCAATACAAGATGATTATGGTTGACTTCATATGTAGTAAGGTGTATGGTGTGATGGGTGCTGCTGAGGCCGAAAAGATTTCTGATGTAGTGAgtgaattgtacaatttgtatGTGTGCGCCGCAAAAGAACAATCCCCtcatgtgggttctagttctgTAGTTGATGAATTGCAAGAAAACACGGCAGATGATTTCATATCTTACTATGCACAGCGGAAAGGGATTCAAATACAGATGCCTAGATCAGAACTTGAAGACTATCTCAAGGAGGATCTTTTAGTTGTTAAATTCAAAGgtgatgattttgatattttgtagtGGAGGACGAGATCTAGTAATTTACAGTACCCTGTGTTCTCATTAATGGCAtgcgacatattatcaattccaatttcaactgtggctTAAGAATTTACTTTTAGTACGGGGAGTAGGGTCATAAATaagtatagaagctcacttacacctgaatcggttgaagcgctcatttgtactTAGGATTGGCTGCGTCCAATGTGGGGGAAAGAGAACTCTGTTGATGAAGAGTTtgatgaagaggagagtgacaagataGATGGGACAGTACTTGCAGCTACAATATGATTTTGATGCCTTCTATTTCTGTTATATCATattatttgtaattttattttgacAGTTACATTGTAATATTATGGTTATGGCTTATGGGTGGATGAATATTCACTTTTTCATTAGTACTATTCAATTAGATAATAttgtttaaatctcttattatattgttgggtaattgcgttcattcatgactttaaccttcttttttttgccctaagctaaccagatatacattagatatgtcatcggaagatgatgcatCGACAGATATTTGAGATTATTGAGTCTAAGTCTACTCCTAAGATGGAAAGATCaagttgaaatgtaagttgtgtggaaaatagtttgtcaacaaaacaaatcgacttaaattacatttggcttgtcggaGAGGAGACACCGCACCATGTAGCAAATCTCCACAGGAAGTCCGAGATTTATTTAGAGTCATTCTCGACTCAAATACGAAGACTTCCTACACCCTTCACCCtacaactacaaccaatacaactaaccaaagaatatatagaagtaggcatattataaatgaagaagggttaagcAGAGGAACTGCTTCTGGCTATGGTTCCAGGCCTTCCACAATTAGTAgaaaagaagaacaagagagaattttaagggaacAAGAAAAACGAGATTATAAAGAGGCCGTTAAAGAAAGCTTGTAAATGACATCCAGATCAAGAagtaccagacaacaacatccacctccaagacaacatgatgttaaagcaggcacaagtaaaccatcaaagtttcttaaaagtcttgcAGTATTTTATAAGCGGTTGAGAATCCCatacaaatcggatcataaaaagcgtCTGAAAAAACTTCATGCATCCGTGAATGAGGACGGtgggaagggatctccaccatccgattcagcagaggtgAATGACCATTTTTTGGACACATCCAGCTCGGAGTCAGCTAAGAGTTCTCTTGCAATTGAATCAGTAAAAAGAGAACCGAAGGATGAATCTGGTGACGAAGGTGGATAACTTTAAACAAagaaattatattatattatataatatataaattttattatattatattatataataaaattttattatattatataaattttattgaTAACTTCAAACAAagaagttgtttcaagttatccatttatattatattatataaattttaacaaaacaatcaagctacattaaaagagaactaattattataaacttcaAATACaaaaattttattgataaatgaataacttgaaacaacttccaagttataacttacaacttaatttacaaaaagtaagcgcaacttataaaatataaaaaataaacatacttgaaataattgtagagagattagagtaagagagagagagagagagtaagagatttagaaatttggagtaaagaatagtgaaattggaggggatatgagtgcctatgtataggcaaaagttctccaaattgaaaaataaaaaataaaaaaattgcttcCACTTTGGCTATTGGGAAATAAGTGATCGCATATGcagtatgtgatcgcatattggtcacatataaaagtatgccatggcatacttaccaagatcgcatatgccatcatggcatatgcgattcaaTCCACAttatgcacatatgcgatcgcatttgacaacTATGCCTACTGTAGCTTAAAAAGCATCTTGTCACTGCCAGCTATGTTAGTGATACCATGTCAAAGTTGGATGAAGAAGCTAAGAGTGTTGGTGTTGCGATCCTTTGTGAAAGGGGCCTGGATCTTGGAATATGTAATTAATTCTCCAACTTTTGCTGATTTTATTCTATTATCAGAAATCAGGTTTTATGGCTTAATATCAGTTGTGCATACCACCCAACTTTCTTTGTGATTACAGAGGTAGATAAGGGGGTTAAATATTTAGAAGACACAATTTCAATTTAAACTTGAAGCATGTGCAGTAAATCTAATTGAAGAAAATGGAACTACACTGGGAGTAGAGATAAAAGCACGTGAATGATAAATAGGAAGTGTAGTGTCACACCTGTTATGTTTGAACTCTCATATATGTAGAAAAAATATGTGACACCTGAATGATTGATTTTGCAGTGGAGTTCTACCATAGTGGAAGTTACCTTGCAATTTCAGGTTCTGTTATGATATCCGGttaatccttcttcttcttcttcttcttcttcttcttcttcaataaaTACTTGTAGTTTGCTTTGGAATTACACAAGTGCTTCTATTTTTTATAATGTTATGAAAGTTCAAGCAGTTTTGGCTTCTTTTTATGGATGAACATGTTCAAATTGTCCAATTCTTATTGTTGTTAGAAGGCCCTTGGAATATTAGGAATCATATGGCTTCTGTGTGCTTGTGTGCGTGTGTGTTTCTTAGCCTTAGGAAAATGCACACTTTGTTGAGGTTCCTATTTGTATATATGCACAGTTTTCTCTTAACAGTTTAGGTTGTCCCGTTGCTTCTTTCAGATATTACAGTGTGGTGATGCGAGAGGATTCTGTTGCGGAAATTGACAAAAATGACAGTTGTGGTGAAGTTTATATAATCAATAGAGGCTTCTGTTGTGGTTCGTAGATGTCGTAGAGCATCAAAGATGCCTGCCCTATTGTCTGCTGGTCTCATCTTCTGTTTTGTGGTTGTGATATGCCGAGTAGATGCTACAGCTATTTTTTAGTCTCAGCTGATGTATGGTTTCAGTTGTTTGGCTGCATGAGGCTATTTTCAGTCTTAGTCTCCAATGTTGTCAAATAACATATGCGatcgtgtgcgattgcatatgcgtgtgcgcatatgcgatcgcacaatcggaTATGCGGtcgcatttttattttatttttcacattttttcaaaaaaaaatcagaaaaatcagaaaaaaaattagaaaaatcaaaataaattattatgtcattgggacatgaaatacatttaatttaagtaaaaataaaataaaaccaatttaCATACATATGATAATGatacatttacaaattacaatatagttaacttcttaacaattaacattttacatttaacaaatatgaaatatgaaatgtccatattcaacattcaacactacatgatATATAATGTATCAAGTTATCAACAAtcaacaacatcaacatcaacacacttagacttGGTAAATATTATacaaaattaagaagttatgtatttattatttatctaatcaataatcaataatcatatacattgatctagtagccattgtggcatatcaccaccaggtccaccaccaccaccaccatcatcatcatcattcgagtcatctccttcttccatatacacttcttcttcttccgtttcttcattATCTATAcatactaatacttcatcaacatccaatggtggatgatcttcagcttaatcatcattatcacagTATCCTTCTTCATTCTCCTCAATCTCATTAATGGGTTGACGGCTACTATTCGCCCCCCGGCTCCCCCTCgtccttcgccttcgagtggtaccTTCATCTGGTGTCGATCTgtatgcggcatcttcaacttATGCCCATGtcagttcctctctaggaaataccgggtcctccgtctctacgagccactcgttatctgcatccaacaCATCTAAGTAGATAGGGTTAAAGAAACTGAGCTTTTCTTTCCTACTTTGaaatcgttctcgcaatttttaattgtattgaacgaaaaccaagtcgttgagctttttttgctcaaggcgattccttttcttggtatgaatccgCAAGAAAGAAAACGCATTTGGtattagctatttaggtaattaatttagcttaggccactaaaaaattaaagtttataaaaaaacaattactaaacagtataaacttaccgcctcgaatgtgctccaattgcgctcgcaACCATTGACAGAACAtgtgagtccaagaatcttcatagccaacttctttagagctggatccttcctgttcgggtccactACATAAGCAGCCCACCAGTCAACTGAGAAAAACAGTTTTAAGTATAAGTTAGAGTCTTAGTAtcttagagacactttgtagaaaaacttttTATAAGAGTTCAGTGCACAATTGACAGTACATTAACATTCATTCATAgaagtacttactgggtaatttcattgtccgatgtcttattacgatatcccttgagaatatcccttcactttttgtgtagaagtccagcaaagttgagatcttgtcctgttctcctctatctggaatcattctttccaaggcATCAATAAATCtaaccatatgcatagttagtgtttctgctggatcagcagaagcgaataaacaggcagggttaaggatgtaagcagccgaatataatggggatgacatttggctgccccatcttttatctataatatctaaaattggcttgtAATTACGGTCTCTacagttaaaatggtccatgatcttatttttcgccctTTCCATCTCTATAGTTAGTGCATCTTGTTCCAGATATTCCTCCTAACATAGGGCACTAtcgcatttctttcttgattatttttccatatactccatgatctcctttcgaatttctggagtaattttgtcgcatgcttttgcatttgacctcggtaaatgtgcaaggtgttgcttgagctttgcaatgccaccggaactcacat
This DNA window, taken from Magnolia sinica isolate HGM2019 chromosome 14, MsV1, whole genome shotgun sequence, encodes the following:
- the LOC131225537 gene encoding uncharacterized protein LOC131225537, with translation MDHFNCRDRNYKPILDIIDKRWGSQMSSPLYSAAYILNPACLFASADPAETLTMHMVRFIDALERMIPDRGEQDKISTLLDFYTKSEGIFSRDIVIRHRTMKLPIDWWAAYVVDPNRKDPALKKLAMKILGLTCSVNGCERNWSTFEAVSLYCLVIVFL